A single Anopheles funestus chromosome 2RL, idAnoFuneDA-416_04, whole genome shotgun sequence DNA region contains:
- the LOC125763134 gene encoding general odorant-binding protein 83a-like, with protein MQELLCSNSRLFMALLVFQGAALFVRSDEPKRDANYPPPELLEKMKPMHDACVAETGVSEDAIKRFSDQDIHEDDKLKCYMNCLFHQAGVVNDKGEFHYVKIQDFLPESMHLITLNWFKRCLYPEGENACEKAFWLNKCWKTKDPVHYFLP; from the exons ATGCAGGAACTGCTTTGCTCGAACAGTCGATTGTTTATGGCGCTGCTGGTGTTCCAAGGTGCCGCACTATTCGTACGATCCGACGAACCGAAACGTGATGCAAAC TATCCTCCACCGGAATTGCTGGAGAAGATGAAACCGATGCATGATGCCTGCGTGGCTGAGACGGGTGTTTCTGAAG ATGCCATCAAGCGGTTTAGTGATCAGGACATTCACGAAGATGACAAGCTGAAGTGTTACATGAACTGTCTCTTCCATCAGGCGGGTGTGGTGAACGATAAGGGTGAGTTTCATTACGTGAAAATTCAGGACTTTCTGCCCGAATCGATGCACCTTATTACGCTGAACTGGTTCAAGCGCTGTCTGTATCCGGAGGGAGAGAATGCTTGCGAGAAAGCATTCTGGCTGAACAAATGTTGGAAAACGAAGGACCCGGTACATTACTTTTTACCATAG
- the LOC125763093 gene encoding tRNA (guanine-N(7)-)-methyltransferase non-catalytic subunit wuho, whose translation MYDLKVYSSCIVIAIKDAIVFFSPDGAVLHKIVVQQKLPAEGTETGNQQQNGKQPNSQPANVVTFEYSPSAKVLAVSLSDKTLQCYQLHQDGEKFYSTPLGDSIPTVRTIVCMKFLPKHGVLVGSDKSDCFEFDVLGNSVQKSKWILGHMSQILGLAVSDDERLIITCDRDEKIKVSSYPDCHNIEGYCLGHLEYVGGIEITPSQKLISVSGDRTLRLWDFAAGKEICQLSLQDPAVGLTVQKAMDDSEMLCVIRSSVQNKLEVALVQCGTPNASLLYDPLTVEESLIVLSAALNDSLQLLLLVMDKDSKRARMLVYDFSVDKHQFIANIDHPFAKNFASQFSEVSIEQVRDYSTLFKHSIDNLSEYFERKKQKIGSKKSK comes from the exons ATGTACGATTTAAAGGTTTACTCATCCTGTATCGTAATAGCCATCAAGGACGCGATTGTGTTCTTTTCCCCCGACGGTGCTGTGTTGCATAAAATTGTCGTACAGCAAAAGCTACCCGCTGAAGGTACGGAAACCGGCAATCAACAACAGAATGGTAAACAACCCAATAGCCAACCGGCAAACGTTGTAACGTTTGAGTACTCTCCAAGTGCGAAAGTGTTGGCTGTTTCGCTGAGCGATAAAACGTTACAATGCTATCAATTGCACCAGGATGGGGAGAAGTTCTACTCCACGCCTTTAGGAGATAGCATTCCGACGGTGAGGACGATTGTGTGCATGAAATTTCTGCCCAAACATGGTGTTCTGGTCGGATCGGATAAAAGCGATTGTTTTGAGTTTGATGTGTTGGGCAATTCGGTACAAAAGTCTAAATGGATACTTGGCCATATGAGCCAAATATTGGGACTAGCGGTTAGTGACGATGAACG ATTAATCATAACGTGCGATCGGGATGAGAAAATTAAAGTCAGCTCGTATCCGGACTGTCACAACATCGAGGGCTACTGTTTAGGCCACTTGGAGTACGTTGGTGGAATAGAAATAACACCCTCCCAAAAGCTCATCTCCGTATCGGGTGATCGAACACTGCGCCTATGGGATTTTGCAGCAGGGAAGGAAATATGTCAGCTTTCACTACAGGATCCTGCAGTTGGGTTAACGGTTCAAAAAGCAATGGATGATAGCGAAATGCTGTGTGTGATTAGAAGTTCCGTTCAGAACAAGCTCGAGGTGGCTTTAGTGCAGTGTGGTACACCCAATGCTAGCCTTCTCTATGATCCATTAACGGTTGAGGAAAGCTTGATCGTACTGAGTGCGGCTTTGAATGACTCATTGCAGCTATTGCTATTGGTAATGGACAAGGATAGTAAACGTGCCAGAATGTTGGTTTATGATTTTTCTGTCGATAAACATCAATTCATAGCAAATATTGATCATCCTTTTGCGAAGAATTTCGCGTCTCAGTTCAGCGAAGTATCGATTGAGCAAGTGCGTGATTATTCCACACTCTTCAAACACAGCATCGACAACCTTTCGGAGTACTTTGAAcgtaagaagcaaaaaattggatcaaaaaaatctaaataa
- the LOC125763091 gene encoding 26S proteasome regulatory subunit 10B, translated as MTVVDPTREKALEDYRKKLLEHKEVESRLKEVRETLKELTKQFDKSENDLKALQSVGQIVGEVLKQLTEDKFIVKATNGPRYVVGCRRQLDKTKLKSGTRVALDMTTLTIMRYLPREVDPLVYNMSHEDPGEVTYSAIGGLSEQIRELREVIELPLLNPELFLRVGITPPKGCLLYGPPGTGKTLLARAVASQLDANFLKVVSSAIVDKYIGESARLIREMFNYARDHQPCIIFMDEIDAIGGRRFSEGTSADREIQRTLMELLNQMDGFDSLGQVKMIMATNRPDTLDPALLRPGRLDRKIEIPLPNEQARLEILKIHAAPIAKHGDIDYEAVVKLSDNFNGADLRNVCTEAGLFAIRAEREYVIQEDFMKAVRKVADNKRLESKLDYKPV; from the exons ATGACTGTGGTAGATCCGACTCGTGAAAAAGCGCTGGAAGATTATAGGAAAAAGCTGCTGGAACACAAAGAGGTAGAATCTCGGCTGAAGGAAG TAAGGGAAACGTTGAAGGAGCTTACGAAACAATTCGACAAGTCGGAAAATGATTTGAAGGCTCTACAAAGTGTTGGCCAGATAGTCGGTGAAGTATTAAAGCAGCTGACGGAAGATAAAT tcaTCGTAAAAGCGACCAACGGGCCAAGATACGTTGTGGGATGTCGCAGACAGCTGGACAAAACCAAGCTCAAATCGGGCACACGCGTAGCGCTAGATATGACTACACTAACGATCATGCGCTACCTTCCGCGAGAGGTTGATCCACTGGTATACAACATGTCGCATGAAGATCCGGGCGAAGTTACCTACTCCGCGATCGGTGGTCTGTCGGAGCAAATTCGCGAACTACGCGAGGTCATTGAACTGCCACTGCTGAACCCGGAACTGTTCCTCCGTGTCGGTATTACGCCTCCGAAGGGTTGCCTGCTTTACGGTCCCCCCGGAACGGGTAAAACCCTACTGGCCCGTGCCGTCGCTTCCCAGCTCGATGCTAACTTCCTGAAGGTGGTATCGTCGGCCATCGTGGACAAATACATCGGCGAATCGGCACGTCTTATTCGAGAGATGTTCAACTATGCGCGTGATCACCAGCCGTGCATTATTTTCATGGATGAGATTGACGCCATCGGTGGTCGGCGCTTCTCCGAAGGTACATCCGCCGATCGTGAGATCCAGCGTACACTCATGGAGCTGCTCAATCAAATGGACGGTTTCGATTCGCTCGGGCAGGTAAAAATGATCATGGCCACCAATCGGCCCGATACGCTCGATCCGGCCCTTCTTCGCCCCGGTCGTTTGGATAGAAAGATCGAAATTCCGTTACCGAATGAGCAGGCACGGTTGGAGATTTTGAAAATTCACGCCGCTCCGATTGCCAAACACGGTGACATTGACTACGAAGCGGTGGTAAAACTATCGGACAACTTCAACGGTGCCGATTTGCGCAATGTCTGTACCGAGGCCGGGTTGTTTGCTATCCGTGCGGAGCGTGAATATGTCATACAGGAAGATTTTATGAAAGCCGTCCGTAAGGTGGCCGACAACAAGCGGTTGGAAAGCAAGTTGGACTACAAACCGGTATAA
- the LOC125763139 gene encoding 60S ribosomal protein L35, translating to MVKVKCSELRTKDKKELTKQLEDLKKELLNLRVAKVTGGAPSKLSKIRVVRKAIARVYIVMNTKTKENLRKLYKGKKYVPLDLRPKKTRAMRKALSKRDSRRMTLKQQRKRAKFPRRRYAVKA from the coding sequence ATGGTGAAAGTCAAGTGTTCCGAGCTTCGTACGAAGGATAAAAAGGAGTTGACCAAGCAGCTGGAGGACCTGAAGAAGGAGCTGCTGAACCTGCGGGTGGCTAAAGTCACCGGCGGTGCTCCGTCGAAGCTGTCGAAGATCCGTGTCGTCCGCAAGGCGATCGCCCGCGTGTACATTGTGATGAACACGAAGACGAAGGAGAACCTTCGCAAGCTGTACAAGGGCAAGAAGTACGTGCCGCTGGATCTGCGCCCGAAGAAGACCCGTGCTATGCGTAAGGCTCTGTCCAAACGCGACTCCAGAAGAATGACGCTGAAGCAGCAGCGTAAACGCGCGAAGTTCCCCCGCCGCCGATACGCCGTCAAGGCCTAA